The Streptomyces sp. WZ-12 genome segment GTCCCGGTGGTGTGGCCGCGCCACGCCTCGGCCTCGTCCAGGGTGGTCTTGGGGTCGCGGTCCCCGGTCAGGGCGGTCAGCGGCGCCCGGACCGTGACGTCCGGACCGCAACGGTAGGTCTCGATGGCCTGGTAGTCGCTGCGGATCGCGGGCAGGATCATCCGCAGGATCTCCTCGTCGCCGAGCAGCGCGGTGTCCGTCCCGGCGAGCAGCTTCAACTCCTCGACGATGCCGTCGTCGGACCGCTGGTGTACGGCCTCCTCGCGCACCCGCGCGGGAGCCCGACGGCCGGAGGCGAAGAGGTGGGCCAGTTCACCGCCCTCGGCCTCGAACCTGCGGGCCACCTCGAAGGCCAGGGTCGCGCCCATGCTGTGCCCGAAGAACGTGCTCGGCCGCTCCTTCAGCAGCGGCCGCAGCGCCTGGTACACCTGGTCGGCCAGGGCTCCGAGGTCACCGACGCCGGCCTCCTTGCGCCGGTCCTGACGTCCCGGGTACTGGATCGCGAACACCTCGGTGACCGAGGAGAGTTGGGCGGAAACGGGGAAGTAGAAGGAGGCCGAGCCGCCCGCGTGCGGGAAACAGAAGAGCCGGGTGGGGGCGTTTGGCGCCGGGTGGAAGCACCGGGCCCACAAGCTCTCCTCAGTAGGCGTCGTCATGGGGGGACCTCCTAGGGACGAACCGAGCGGCACACGCCTCCCGGCAACAGCGGCCGGACGCCTCGGCGGGGACCTGCCGCGACATCCCGGGTAGCGCACCGCCGCTGCGGCACGGACGCATGAGCACACCGTAACTCTGCGGCCCGCAACGGGTTTTCCGAGCCGCGGAATTCATTGGACATGATCGGACTGTGGGTGATTCCCTAGTTCTTTGCCTTTCTTCGGAAGAGGCCGGTAAGGGCCTCACGGTGGCCGGAACCGCACGTCCGGCCACCGCGCCGCGGCGTTCCCGCCGCGGAACCGCTCAGTTCAGCCCGAGTTCGTCGTCCAGCAAGGCGAACATGTCGTCATCGGTCGCCCCCTCGATGTCGAGGTCCTCGGTGCCGCCCGCGGACACCCCCGTGTGCCGCAGCTCGGCCCACTTGGCCTTGAGGACCTCCAGCCGGCCGGCCACCAACTGGTGCTCCCCCTCGTCGTCGAGGGACAGACCGGCGAGGATCGCCTCCAGGTTGTCGAGCGCCGCGAGCACCGAGCCCGCGCCCGTCGCCTCCTCGGTGACGAGGCAGCCGCGCAGATGCCTGACGACGTCCGTCGGCGTCGGGTAGTCGAACATCAGGGTGGCCGGCAGGCGCAGTCCGGTGGCCGCGTTGAGGCGGTTCCGGAACTCCACGGCGGTCAGCGAGTCGAAGCCCAGCTCCTGGAACTGCCGGTTCGCGCCGACCGCCGAACCGTCGGCGTGCCCGAGCACCACCGCGGCCTGCCCGCGCACCAGCGCGAGCAGCACCTCGTCCTGCTCCGCCGCGCCGAGCCCGGCGAGTTGCCGGGTGAGCGCGTCGGCGGAGGGCGCCGCACCGGCCGCCGCCGCGCGCCGCGCGGGCGCCCGGACCAGACCGCGCAGCAACGCCGGGACCTCCGCGAGCCCGCGGAACGCGGCGAAGTCCAGCCGCACCGGCACCATCAACGCTCGCTCGCCGGCCGTGGCCGCGTCATACAGCGCGAGCCCCTGCTCCACCGCGAGCGGCGGCATGCCGGCGCGCGCGAGCCGTTCGGCCTCGGCCTCCGACAGCGTCCCGGTCATGCCGCCGGCCCGGTCCCACGGACCCCACGCCAGCGCGACGCCCGGCAGTCCGGCCGCGCGGCGCTGCGCCATCAGCGCGTCCAGGAACGTGTTCGCCGCCGCGTAGTTGGCCTGCCCGGCACCGCCGAGCACACCGGCCGCGGACGAGAAGACCACGAAGCTCTCCAACGCCAGGCCGCGGGTGGCCTCGTGCAGATGCCAGGCGGCGTCCGCCTTCGGCCGCAGGACGGTGGCCACCCGCTCGGCGGTGAGCGAACCGATCACGCCGTCGTCCAACACGCCCGCCGTGTGCACGACCCCGGTGAGCGGATGCCCCTCCGGGACGGCGGCGATCAGCTCCGCGACCGCCTGCCGATCACCCACGTCGCAGGCCCGCACGGACACCTCGGCACCCAGCGCCTCCAGATCGGCCACCAACTTCTCGGCCCCGTCGGCCGCGAGCCCGCTGCGGCTGGCGAGGACCAGGCTCCGCACGCCCCGCTCGGCAACGAGATGCCGGGCCAGCAGTCCGCCCAGACCGCCGGTGCCACCGGTGATCAGCACGGTGCCGGACCGCCGGTTCGTCTCCTCCGCGGGCTCGTCGGCAGCCGACTCCTCGACGGCGGGCGAGCCGATGGCCTCCGGCGCGGCGGCCCGGGCCAGCCGGGCGGCCTTCAACGCCGTGCCGCGGAGGGCGAGTTGCGGCTCGGTTGTGGTGGCCAGGAGGGATGAGGTGAGGAGGGCGGAGGTGGTTGCGGTGCCTGTGCCTGTGCCGGCATGCGCCGTTGGGTCGAGGTCGATCAGGCCGAAGCAGCCGGGGTTCTCCGACTGTGCGGATCGAACGAGGCCCCAGACGGCCGAGGCCGCCAGGTCGGCGATTCCGCTCCCGTCCACGGACACCGCGCCGCTGGTCACGAACACCAACCGCGCCCCGGCGAACCGGTCATCCGCCAACCACTGCTGAATCTGCTCCAACACCCGTGCCGTGTTCTCCCGCACGGCGTCGAGCACGTCCGCGGAGCCCTCCTGGGCCAAGATGCCCGTGATCGGGGCGAGAACCACGTTCGGCACGGGGTCCTCGGACGCGGCAAGCGCCTTGAGGCCGCCGGGTTCCGCGACCACGGCCAGGGTGTCCGCGAGCGCCTCGGCGAGACCGAAGGAGTCGCTTCCGACAAGGGCGACGGAGACCGGCGAGGGCGAGGCCGAGACCGGGATCTCCGTCCAGTCGACGTGGAACAGGGAGTCCTGGAACGCGCCGCTTCCGCCGTCGGCGGCTCGGAGTTGTTCCGGAGTGACGGTGCGGGTGCGGAGGGAGTCGATGGAGATGACGGGTTCGCCCGCCGAATCCACCGCACTCACCGACACCGCCCCCTCACCAACAGGCGCCAACCGCACCCGCAACACCGAAGCACCCCCCGCAAACAACGACACCCCCTCCCACGAGAACGGCAACGCAGCCCCACCACCAACCGGCCCACCCCCCAAAGCAGCAAGCAACGACCCATGCAAAGCCGCATCCAACAACGCCGGATGACAACCAAACCCCGCCACCCCACCGGCCTCCACAACCACCTCCGGCAACGCAACCTCAGCGAACAACTCCTCACCACGCCGCCACACCGCACGCAACCCACGGAACACCGGCCCATAGTCGAACCCCGCCTCCGCAAACACCTCATAACAACCAACAGCATCCACGGACACAGCACCCTCAGGCGGCCACACCGCACCAAGAGCAGCATCCCTCGGAGCGACAACTGACGTGTCGGAAGGAGCCAACAGACCCGTCGCATGCTGCGACCAAACCGTCCCACCCGCGCCACCATCCGGGACATCTGGCGCCGAATACACCCCAACCACACGACGACCCAACTCATCCAACTCCCCCACCACAACCTGAACCCGCACCCCACCACGCTCCGGCAACACCAACGGAGCCGCCAACGTCAACTCCTCAACCCGCTCACACCCCACACCCTCACCCGCACACAACACCATCTCCAACAACCCCGTACCCGGAACCACCACACGCCCCATCACCACGTGATCACCCAACCACCCATGCGACCCCAACGACACACGCCCCGTAAACAACACCCCACCACCAGAAGCCACCTCCACCGCCGCACCCAACAACGGATGCCCCGCCACACCAAGCCCCACAGCACGCACATCACCACCACCAACCAACCGCCCCACCGGCCAAAACCACTCCCGCTGGAACGCATACGTCGGCAACTCCACCCACCCCGCACCCACACCAGCGAAGAAGTCCCGCCAGTCCGCGACGAGTCCGCGAGTGTGGAGGTGGGCCCGGGCCGCGAGCACCGCCGACTCCTCGTCACGATCCTTCCGCAGGACCGGAACGGCCACGGCTTCTCCCGCGAGGGACTGTTGGGCCAGGGCGGACAGG includes the following:
- a CDS encoding thioesterase II family protein, producing MTTPTEESLWARCFHPAPNAPTRLFCFPHAGGSASFYFPVSAQLSSVTEVFAIQYPGRQDRRKEAGVGDLGALADQVYQALRPLLKERPSTFFGHSMGATLAFEVARRFEAEGGELAHLFASGRRAPARVREEAVHQRSDDGIVEELKLLAGTDTALLGDEEILRMILPAIRSDYQAIETYRCGPDVTVRAPLTALTGDRDPKTTLDEAEAWRGHTTGTFDLRVYPGGHFFVSSAAAEVLGLLREHFTAHG